In Candidatus Contubernalis alkalaceticus, the genomic window CGGTTCCGGGAAAACTACTCTTTTAAAGATGATTACCGGAACCCTGGAGCCTTCACGGGGGCAGGTAAAGATTGGGCCCAGCGTAAAGATATCTTATTTTGACCAGGAACAGGCACAGCTGAATCCGGCAAAAACCCTTTTAGAGGATATTATGGATTATTACGATTCTTTTACATTAACCGAAGCCAGGAGTTATTTAGGCAGGTATCTTTTTAAAGGGGATGAAGTTTTTAAAAAAATCGGGGATTTAAGTGGAGGAGAGAAAAGCAGGCTGGTTTTAGCCAGAACAGCCCTTTCTCAGGGGAACTTTCTTATACTGGATGAACCCACCAACCACCTGGACATAAAAGGTATGACCGAATTGGAGCAGGCTCTCACTCTATATCAGGGCACTCTGTTGGTGGTTTCTCATGATAGATATTTTATTGACGGCCTGGCGGATAAGATTTTAGAAATTGAAAATGGAAAGGTAGGCCTTTATCCTTTCGGTTACCAGGAGTATCTGGAACATAAGAGCAGAGTAAAGGAAGCAAATAAAGTTTCCGGCAGCAAGAAAAGTGAAACTAATCGGGAGGCCCGTCTTCGGGAAAGGGAACAGCGGGAGGAAATGCTGGCCCGCCGTCGAGAAAAAAGGGCACTGGAATCAAGAATAAATGAACTGGAGGATATTATTGAGGCTGCAGAAAATCGAGCTCTGCAGTTGGAAGAAAAAATGGCCGATCCTGATATTTATGATAATTTTGATGAAGTAAGAAAAGTTAACGAAGAACACCGCCGCCTGAAGGAAAAACTGGAGAACTACTATCACCAGTGGGAAAAAATAACTGTTATGATAGAAAAGAATCCTTGAAAAATAACCTTTAAGATATTATAGTAATATTAGAATTACTGTAATATTACGGGAGAGGTGGCAAAAATGAGATTATTTCTGTATGTTTTGTTAATAATATTACTGATTTTTCCCTTAAGCGGGTGCGGGAAAGATAACGGTGAGGAATTGGATTATTCCCTGGTTGACGTAGAAGGGGAAGAGTCGGAACAGTCTCCGGAGGGAAACGAAGTTGATTTAGATTCCGAGGAACTTACATTGAATGACCTGTTTGATCCAGTTTACATTACAGTTACGGGATCATCGGTTTATTTAAGGGAAGGTCCGGGCACCAGTTTTGATGTGGTGGGGTCTACTCAGAACGGGGATCAGTTGGAAGTAGTTTTTTTTATGGAACACTGGATTAGTATCAAAACCCAGGATGGACAGGAAGGTTTTATCGCAGGTTGGCTGACTGATGCCCAACTGCCGCAGCCTGACAGTGAGAGTTTACTGGAAGAAAAGCTGGAGGTAGTGCCGTAAGAGTTTTAAAAGATAAATAATATGAAGCTGCCCCGGTATTTTTTGTCTTACGCTTAAAAACCTGGGGTTTTTTATCTTTATCTTTAGGGAAGGAATTAATTAAGATTTGTCTAAATAACTAAGGTATGAAGTATAATTCAAGGAGTGTAGATGTGTCTTGAGACAGATTAATGTAGAAATAATTACCCAACATATTGCAGATATGTGCTGTGAGGTAAACTTTAACCTGGGGAAGGATGTACTTAGTGGCCTTAAAGAAGCATTTCATCAGGAGCATTCACCGGTGGGGAGAGAAGTTCTTCACCAGCTTATAGAGAATACAGATATTTCTTTCAGGGAAAAAATCCCTTTGTGTCAGGACACCGGTTTTGCAGTAGTATTTTTAGAAGTTGGACAGGAAGTGGTTGTGGTGGGAGGCGACCTGGAGGAAGCGATTAATGAAGGAGTCCGGGAAGGTTACCAACGCTATTATTTAAGGAAATCTATAGTTAAGGATCCTTTACGGAGGGAAAATACAGAAGATAATACTCCAGCAGTGATACATTATGACATTGTTCCGGGAGATACTTTTAAGATCACCTTTGTATCCAAGGGTGGGGGAAGTGAAAATATGAGCAGAGTAAAAATGCTTAAACCGGCTGAAGGGGAGAGGGGAATTATAGACTTTGTACTGGAAACTGTAAATACTGCCGGGGCCAATGCCTGTCCTCCTATAGTGGTAGGAGTAGGAATCGGAGGCACTTTTGAAACCTGTACACTTCTGGCAAAAAAGGCTCTCTTGAGACCCCTCAACCAACCAAACAAGGATAAATATTATGCTGATTTAGAAGGGCGAATTTTGGAGGATGTCAACCATTTGGGCATCGGCCCTCAGGGTTTTGGAGGGAGTATTACTGCATTGGCAGTGCACATCGAGTTTGCGCCTACCCATATCGCCTGTCTTCCGGCAGCAGTTAATCTAAACTGTCATGCTTCAAGGCATCTACAGAGAATTTTATAATGGGGTGATATATTGACCGGAATTAAGATAAACCTTCCATTGACTGAAGAGAAAATTAATATTTTAAAATCCGGAGACCAGTTGTTACTATCCGGTTTTTTATTTACAGCTAGAGATGCTGCTCACCAGCGATTGGTGCAGAGCCTGGGGGAAAAACAGGATCTGCCGGTAGAGCTTAATGGTCAGGTTATTTATTATGCAGGGCCTACCCCAGCACCCCCAGGACGGGTTATAGGGGCGGCCGGCCCCACTACCAGTATGAGGATGGATTCCATGACCATACCTCTCCTAAAACAGGGGCTTAAGGGTATGATCGGTAAAGGGAAAAGATCTTCAGAAGTAAAAAGTGCGTTAATTAAGTACCGTGCAGTTTACCTGGCAGCCACCGGGGGGGCAGGCGCCCTGCTGGCCCAGAGGATTAAATCGGCTGAAGTGGTTGCTTATGCTGATTTGGGTTCAGAAGCCATATACAAGTTGGAAGTGCAGGAGTTTCCTGTAGTAGTAATTAATGATATTTATGGGAATGATTTATATGAAGAAGGACAGGAAGCTTATAAAAAAAAGGGTCCAGAGAAGGTGTGAAAATGAAAAGAAAAGAAAAGTTTATTATCATCGATGGCAACAGCCTGGCCAGCAGGGCCTTTTATGCTCTTCCTCTATTAACTACCTCCAGAGGACAGTATACTAACGCTGTGTACGGATTTATTTCTATGTTTCTTCGGCTGCTGCAGGAGGAAAAGCCGGACTATATTACCGCAGCATTTGATATGTCCGCTCCCACCTTCAGGCATAAGGCCTATAAAGAGTATAAGGCTCAGAGAGCGGAAAGCCCTGCGGAATATAGAGAACAAATCCCATTAATTAAAGAGTTTTTAAACACCATGTCAATACCCTATTACCAGTTGGAAGGGTTTGAGGCAGATGATCTCATTGGCACATACAGCCAAAAAGCAGAGGAAAGCTTGCTGGAAACCCTGATTGTAACCGGGGATGCTGATGCCTTTCAATTGATTTCTCCCAATATAAAAGTCTTGATGACCCGTAAAGGGATTACCCATGTGGAATTGGTTGACCTGGACAGGTTAAAGGACAATTTCGGATTAACTCCCGGTCAAGTTGCTGATTTTAAAGCATTAAAGGGAGACCCTTCGGACAATATTCCCGGCATCCCAGGGATTGGCGAAAAAACCGCTTTGAAGCTTTTACATGAATTTGGTTCACTGGAAAACCTTTTAGAAAATATTCAACAGATAAAACAAAAAAAGGTAAGGGAAAAGGTGGAGGAATATCGAGAACAATCTATACTGAGTAAAAAGCTGGCTGCTATTAAAACCGACGTGGAGGATAGTTTTGATTTAAAGCAGTGCAGGTTTGAGACGGAGTCGATTGATTACAGCAGGGTAAGGGAGCTCTTTAAAACCCTGGAATTTAACACTCTTTTGGAGAGGCTTCCAGAGGCCTCAAAACCGGATGGGGAGGACAGCCAAAAGGTTTTTAAAAATGCGGCAGTGATTAAGGATACAGCTCAGCTGATTCAACTGACAGAAAAAATAGTAAACGCTAAAGAGTTGGCTGTCTTACTGGAGACAACAGGCCCCAATCCCTTCAGGACAGATATTGTAGGAGTAACTCTCAGCCTGGGGCCTGAGAGCTCTTATTATCTTCCTTTGAGTCACGGGACAAAAATCGATTGCTTGGGGAAAGAGGAGGTGCTGGAGAAGCTTAAGCCTTATCTGGAAAACCAGGAAATCAAAAAGATTTGTCCCGATGCAAAGTTTATAATAAACTGTTTAAAAAAAGAGGGTATCTTTCTCCAAGGTTTATATTTTGATCCTTTTATCGCTGCATATCTGTTATCTCCAGGGAAGCCGTCTCAAAAAGTATCCGAATTGATTAAAGAATTTTTGGGTCTGGAACTTACTGACCGGGAACAATTTCTGGGTAAGGGAGCCAAGGCTAGAAAAATTAAGGACATTAAACCGGAGGAGTTTAAAAATATCTGCTGCAGTGAAGCCGCACTGCTGTTTGACCTCTGCAGGGTTTTATCCGGGCAATTAAAGATGAGGGAATTGGATAATCTCTTTTTTACTTTGGAAATGCCCTTAATTGAAATTCTGTCTGCCATGGAAACCGAAGGAATTACTGTACAAAAAGATATTTTGGAGCATATGTCTGTGGAAATAAAGGACAAACTGGAGAAAATCCGGTCTCACATATATGAACTGGCAGGTCAGGAATTTAATTTGAATTCCCCTAAACAGCTGGCTTTTGTATTGTTTGAAACGTTAAAACTGCCGGCCTTCAAAAAAACGAAAACAGGTTATTCCACCAGTGCAGAGGTACTGGAGGAACTGGCATCAAAGTATGAAATAGCAGAAAAAATACTGCATTATCGACAGCTGGTAAAACTGCAGGGCACCTATGTTGATGGTTTGATTCCATTAATAAACTCTAAAACCGGAAAAATACACTCTACTTTTAAGCAGAATGTAACCGCCACCGGAAGGTTAAGCAGCACTGAGCCTAACCTTCAAAATATCCCCATCAGGATGGAGGAAGCCAGGAAAATTAGAAAAGCCTTCGTGTCCCAAAGTCCGGAAAGCTTTCTTTTAGCTTCGGATTATTCTCAAATTGAACTGAGGATTTTAGCTCATATTTCAGAGGATCAACAACTGGTGGACTCTTTTTTAAATGATGAGGATATTCATCGGAGGACGGCGGCAGAAGTCTTTGAAATCCCTCTGGAAGCTGTTACTTCTCAAATGAGGAACAGTGCTAAAGTTGTTAATTTCGGCATTATTTATGGTATGAGCGATTATGGTTTGTCGCAAAACCTGGGGATTGAAAGAAAGGAAGCAAAAAAATATATTCAAAGTTATTTTGAAAAATATCCGGGAGTTAGGAAATATTCTGAAGAAATTATTCAAAAAGCCCGTGACGATGGTTATGTGACTACTATTTTTAACCGCAGAAGATATCTTCCCGATATTAAGCATCGGAATAACAATATCCGTAGTTTTGCAGAAAGGACGGCTGTAAACACTCCCATACAGGGCTCAGCCGCCGATCTCATTAAAAAATCTATGCTGGATATTTTCAATGAATTAAACCATCA contains:
- a CDS encoding fumarate hydratase; its protein translation is MRQINVEIITQHIADMCCEVNFNLGKDVLSGLKEAFHQEHSPVGREVLHQLIENTDISFREKIPLCQDTGFAVVFLEVGQEVVVVGGDLEEAINEGVREGYQRYYLRKSIVKDPLRRENTEDNTPAVIHYDIVPGDTFKITFVSKGGGSENMSRVKMLKPAEGERGIIDFVLETVNTAGANACPPIVVGVGIGGTFETCTLLAKKALLRPLNQPNKDKYYADLEGRILEDVNHLGIGPQGFGGSITALAVHIEFAPTHIACLPAAVNLNCHASRHLQRIL
- a CDS encoding SH3 domain-containing protein; the protein is MRLFLYVLLIILLIFPLSGCGKDNGEELDYSLVDVEGEESEQSPEGNEVDLDSEELTLNDLFDPVYITVTGSSVYLREGPGTSFDVVGSTQNGDQLEVVFFMEHWISIKTQDGQEGFIAGWLTDAQLPQPDSESLLEEKLEVVP
- a CDS encoding Fe-S-containing hydro-lyase; its protein translation is MKINLPLTEEKINILKSGDQLLLSGFLFTARDAAHQRLVQSLGEKQDLPVELNGQVIYYAGPTPAPPGRVIGAAGPTTSMRMDSMTIPLLKQGLKGMIGKGKRSSEVKSALIKYRAVYLAATGGAGALLAQRIKSAEVVAYADLGSEAIYKLEVQEFPVVVINDIYGNDLYEEGQEAYKKKGPEKV
- the polA gene encoding DNA polymerase I; amino-acid sequence: MKRKEKFIIIDGNSLASRAFYALPLLTTSRGQYTNAVYGFISMFLRLLQEEKPDYITAAFDMSAPTFRHKAYKEYKAQRAESPAEYREQIPLIKEFLNTMSIPYYQLEGFEADDLIGTYSQKAEESLLETLIVTGDADAFQLISPNIKVLMTRKGITHVELVDLDRLKDNFGLTPGQVADFKALKGDPSDNIPGIPGIGEKTALKLLHEFGSLENLLENIQQIKQKKVREKVEEYREQSILSKKLAAIKTDVEDSFDLKQCRFETESIDYSRVRELFKTLEFNTLLERLPEASKPDGEDSQKVFKNAAVIKDTAQLIQLTEKIVNAKELAVLLETTGPNPFRTDIVGVTLSLGPESSYYLPLSHGTKIDCLGKEEVLEKLKPYLENQEIKKICPDAKFIINCLKKEGIFLQGLYFDPFIAAYLLSPGKPSQKVSELIKEFLGLELTDREQFLGKGAKARKIKDIKPEEFKNICCSEAALLFDLCRVLSGQLKMRELDNLFFTLEMPLIEILSAMETEGITVQKDILEHMSVEIKDKLEKIRSHIYELAGQEFNLNSPKQLAFVLFETLKLPAFKKTKTGYSTSAEVLEELASKYEIAEKILHYRQLVKLQGTYVDGLIPLINSKTGKIHSTFKQNVTATGRLSSTEPNLQNIPIRMEEARKIRKAFVSQSPESFLLASDYSQIELRILAHISEDQQLVDSFLNDEDIHRRTAAEVFEIPLEAVTSQMRNSAKVVNFGIIYGMSDYGLSQNLGIERKEAKKYIQSYFEKYPGVRKYSEEIIQKARDDGYVTTIFNRRRYLPDIKHRNNNIRSFAERTAVNTPIQGSAADLIKKSMLDIFNELNHHNFKTKMLLQVHDELIFEVPVLELSESSKLIKDMMESIFQLKVPLRVDLKVGKNLYDMDKLVL